One Massilia sp. 9096 genomic window carries:
- a CDS encoding M48 family metallopeptidase: protein MTSPKTDATQRELFAPDAFEARQAAPSNASPAAPAASATPAAAPVLPVPPATRLPRPGPPPLFKAPPVPTRTLPVPPRGPNDGPLKQIQLGSHTVHYLLRRSARRSHGFMINDDGLHVTSPRSAPQSDIDNAIRAKGRWILTKLFERSERQVMRAARPTVDWVDGARLPYLGGDVTLRLQDVARSHCVYDPETRELRLGVPAGLSEWQIRERVKLWFQDEARRLFRERLDLYAPRVGVSYNAFAISSAGTRWGSCTAAGNIRLNWKLVHYPLALLDYVVVHELAHLREMNHSPRFWAVVGETFPDYDGAKAALKKRSVEMPVLFPE from the coding sequence ATGACTTCCCCCAAGACCGACGCGACGCAGCGCGAGCTGTTCGCACCCGACGCTTTCGAGGCGCGCCAGGCGGCCCCCTCGAATGCCTCGCCGGCAGCGCCGGCGGCATCTGCAACACCCGCCGCAGCCCCCGTTCTGCCCGTCCCGCCCGCCACGCGGTTGCCGCGCCCCGGCCCGCCGCCGCTGTTCAAGGCGCCGCCGGTGCCGACCCGCACCCTGCCGGTGCCGCCGCGCGGTCCCAACGACGGCCCGCTCAAGCAGATCCAGCTCGGATCGCACACCGTGCATTACCTGCTGCGCCGCTCGGCGCGCCGCTCGCACGGCTTCATGATCAACGACGACGGCCTGCACGTGACCTCGCCGCGCAGCGCGCCCCAATCCGACATCGACAACGCGATCCGCGCCAAAGGGCGCTGGATCCTGACCAAGCTGTTCGAACGCAGCGAGCGCCAGGTGATGCGCGCCGCGCGTCCGACGGTCGACTGGGTCGACGGCGCCAGACTGCCCTACCTCGGCGGCGACGTCACGCTGCGCCTGCAGGATGTTGCGCGCAGCCACTGCGTCTACGATCCTGAAACGCGCGAGCTGCGTCTGGGCGTGCCGGCCGGCCTGTCCGAGTGGCAGATCCGCGAGCGCGTCAAGCTGTGGTTCCAGGACGAGGCGCGCCGCCTGTTCCGCGAACGGCTCGACCTGTATGCGCCGCGCGTGGGCGTGAGCTACAACGCGTTCGCGATTTCGTCGGCCGGCACGCGCTGGGGTTCGTGCACGGCGGCCGGCAACATCCGCCTGAACTGGAAGCTGGTGCACTACCCGCTCGCCCTGCTCGATTACGTGGTGGTGCACGAACTGGCGCACCTGCGCGAGATGAACCACAGTCCGCGCTTCTGGGCCGTGGTCGGCGAGACGTTTCCCGATTACGACGGCGCCAAGGCCGCGCTCAAGAAGCGCTCGGTGGAGATGCCGGTGCTGTTTCCCGAGTGA
- a CDS encoding YcxB family protein, with protein sequence MLWSNRTRAAGNVDGDAALADEDIADLGADAMPAAFIPTVHPPAASHSLHFWVRYSLVEYLGFMWEHAGYLIHRRRVRFPAGLYLRIKSTLSAALHFVLLGRGKRTYEFQIDQHGIVRTSDTGVSLIEWEDVVRIRTYTKGFMLVLKRGTLPIPFRCLSADEIDAMRGIAGARAEGELQFRGQ encoded by the coding sequence ATGTTGTGGTCCAATCGCACGCGAGCGGCCGGCAACGTGGATGGCGATGCGGCGCTCGCGGATGAAGATATCGCCGATCTCGGCGCCGACGCCATGCCGGCGGCGTTCATTCCGACCGTGCATCCTCCGGCGGCATCGCACAGCCTGCACTTCTGGGTGCGCTACTCGCTGGTCGAATACCTCGGCTTCATGTGGGAGCATGCCGGCTACCTGATCCACCGCCGCCGCGTCCGTTTCCCGGCCGGCCTCTACCTGCGCATCAAGAGCACGCTGTCGGCGGCCCTGCATTTCGTCCTGCTGGGGCGCGGCAAGCGCACCTACGAGTTCCAGATCGACCAGCACGGTATCGTGCGCACCAGCGACACCGGCGTCTCACTGATCGAATGGGAAGACGTGGTCCGCATCCGCACCTACACCAAAGGCTTCATGCTGGTGCTCAAGCGCGGCACGCTGCCGATCCCGTTCCGCTGCCTGAGCGCCGACGAGATCGACGCCATGCGCGGCATCGCCGGCGCGCGCGCCGAGGGCGAGCTGCAGTTCCGCGGCCAGTGA
- the waaA gene encoding lipid IV(A) 3-deoxy-D-manno-octulosonic acid transferase encodes MRLFYSLMWWLALPLVLGRLWWRGRLEPGYRRHLGERLGSYCRRLDARPTIQVHAVSVGETRAAEPLVEALLRAYPDCRILLTHMTPTGRATGKALFGKHGDRVVQSYLPYDTGFMTGRFLRHFAPRVCILMETEVWPNLIRSCAARGVPVALVNARLSERSLRRGRKFGSLMTDAVRAIALVAAQTDADAGRIASLGAPHVAVTGSIKFDVVPPQAALDTGAMLRARFDERLVLLCASTREGEEALILDAWQARQRQHAPGALLLLVPRHPQRFDEVARMVESRGLSLARRSSLPQQVDADVLLGDSMGEMFAYYAACDLAFIGGSLLPLGGQNLIEACALGKPVLVGEHTFNFLQATDEAVASGAALRVADAQALVRESACLLADASARAHMGAQALAFAGQHRGATARTVELLRRVIV; translated from the coding sequence ATGCGCTTGTTTTATTCGCTGATGTGGTGGCTGGCGCTGCCGCTGGTGCTGGGCCGCCTGTGGTGGCGCGGACGGCTGGAGCCGGGTTATCGCCGGCACCTGGGCGAGCGCCTCGGCTCGTATTGCCGCCGCCTGGATGCGCGCCCGACCATCCAGGTGCACGCCGTCTCGGTCGGCGAAACGCGCGCCGCCGAGCCGCTGGTCGAAGCGCTGCTGCGCGCCTATCCGGACTGCCGCATCCTGCTGACCCACATGACGCCGACCGGGCGCGCCACCGGCAAGGCCCTGTTCGGCAAGCATGGGGACCGCGTCGTCCAATCCTATCTGCCCTACGACACCGGCTTCATGACCGGACGCTTCCTGCGCCATTTCGCGCCGCGCGTCTGCATCCTGATGGAGACCGAGGTCTGGCCGAACCTGATCCGTTCCTGCGCCGCGCGCGGGGTGCCGGTGGCGCTGGTGAACGCGCGCCTGTCCGAGCGCTCGCTGCGGCGTGGCCGCAAGTTCGGGTCGCTGATGACGGACGCCGTGCGCGCCATCGCGCTGGTGGCGGCGCAGACCGACGCCGACGCCGGGCGCATCGCTTCGCTCGGCGCGCCGCATGTGGCGGTCACCGGCAGCATCAAGTTCGACGTCGTGCCGCCGCAAGCCGCGCTCGACACCGGCGCCATGCTGCGCGCGCGCTTCGACGAGCGTCTGGTGCTGCTGTGCGCATCGACCCGCGAAGGCGAGGAAGCGCTGATCCTGGACGCCTGGCAAGCCCGCCAGCGCCAGCATGCGCCCGGCGCGCTGCTGCTGCTGGTGCCGCGTCATCCGCAGCGCTTCGACGAGGTGGCGCGCATGGTGGAAAGCCGCGGCCTGTCGCTGGCGCGCCGATCGAGCCTGCCGCAGCAGGTCGACGCCGACGTCCTGCTGGGCGATTCGATGGGCGAGATGTTCGCCTATTATGCCGCCTGCGACCTGGCTTTCATCGGCGGCAGCCTGCTGCCGCTGGGCGGCCAGAACCTGATCGAAGCCTGCGCGCTGGGCAAGCCGGTGCTGGTCGGCGAGCATACGTTCAACTTCCTGCAGGCGACCGACGAGGCGGTGGCAAGCGGCGCCGCGCTGCGCGTGGCGGACGCGCAGGCGCTGGTGCGCGAGAGCGCGTGCCTGCTCGCGGACGCGTCCGCGCGCGCGCACATGGGCGCGCAGGCGCTGGCCTTCGCAGGCCAGCATCGCGGGGCGACCGCGCGCACTGTTGAACTCTTGCGACGAGTTATCGTGTAA
- the waaC gene encoding lipopolysaccharide heptosyltransferase I gives MKILLVRVSSLGDVLHNLPIVADILRHDPTAQVDWVVEEGYVSLVRLNPRVRKVIPFALRRWKKGLGDAAVRAEFRAFFRELRAEQYDYVFDTQGLIKTGIVMAAARVRKGGLKVGMANGTEDSGYEGVSRIFHTRSVPVALRTHAVARGRRVVASVLGYEVATPPDFGLAPPDPGTRPAWMPPGDYAVFFHATAGATKRWDAPNWIRLGQGLAALPAPLPILLPWGSPRERTDAEQLAAALPNAIVLPKLSMMDAVELARRARLAVGVDTGLTHIAAAFEAPTIEIYVDSPRWKTEGNWSPKIVNLGDGGAPPRVDEVLAAAKRLLEG, from the coding sequence TTGAAGATCCTGTTGGTGCGGGTGTCGTCTCTCGGCGACGTCCTGCACAACCTGCCGATCGTGGCCGACATCCTGCGCCACGATCCCACCGCCCAGGTCGACTGGGTGGTCGAGGAAGGCTACGTCAGCCTGGTGCGCCTGAATCCCCGCGTGCGCAAGGTGATTCCGTTCGCGCTGCGGCGCTGGAAGAAGGGCCTCGGCGACGCCGCCGTGCGCGCCGAATTCCGCGCCTTCTTTCGCGAGCTGCGCGCCGAACAGTACGACTATGTGTTCGATACCCAGGGCCTGATCAAGACCGGCATCGTCATGGCCGCCGCGCGCGTGCGCAAGGGCGGCCTGAAGGTCGGGATGGCCAACGGCACCGAGGATTCCGGCTACGAAGGCGTCTCGCGCATCTTCCACACACGCAGCGTGCCGGTCGCGCTGCGCACGCACGCGGTCGCGCGCGGACGCCGGGTGGTGGCGTCGGTGCTCGGCTACGAGGTCGCGACGCCGCCCGACTTCGGCCTGGCGCCGCCCGACCCGGGCACCCGCCCGGCCTGGATGCCCCCAGGGGATTACGCGGTGTTCTTCCACGCGACCGCGGGCGCCACCAAGCGCTGGGACGCGCCCAACTGGATCCGCCTCGGACAAGGATTGGCGGCGCTGCCCGCGCCCTTGCCGATCCTGCTGCCGTGGGGCTCGCCGCGTGAAAGAACCGATGCCGAGCAGCTCGCCGCGGCGCTGCCGAATGCCATCGTGCTGCCGAAACTGTCGATGATGGACGCGGTCGAACTGGCGCGGCGCGCGCGTCTGGCGGTCGGCGTCGACACCGGCCTGACCCACATCGCCGCCGCGTTCGAGGCGCCGACGATCGAGATCTACGTCGATTCGCCGCGCTGGAAGACCGAAGGCAACTGGTCGCCGAAGATCGTCAACCTCGGCGATGGCGGCGCGCCGCCGCGCGTCGATGAGGTCCTGGCTGCCGCCAAGCGCCTGCTGGAGGGGTGA
- a CDS encoding phosphomannomutase/phosphoglucomutase → MVQLSKTIFKAYDIRGVIGSTLDAGIARKIGQAFGAAALAKGERTVIIGRDGRLSGPELLAALAEGLQAAGVDVIDLGMVATPMVYFATNVLGARSGIMVTGSHNPPDYNGFKMVLAGEAIYGDAITALYQAIERDDFKSADKQGGYSTHDIKAQYVERIAGDVKIARPIKIAVDCGNGVAGMVAGDLFRAMGCEVIEMFCDVDGHFPNHHPDPAHPENLQDLIEKLKTSDAEIGLAFDGDGDRLGVVTKDGQIIFPDRQMMLFSADVLSRNPGAEILYDVKCTRHLGPWIEQHGGRPLMWKTGHSLVKAKLKETGAPLGGEMSGHIFWKDRWFGFDDGLYTGARLLEILTRETDPSALLNALPKASSTPELHLHLEEGENFALIDKLRAEARFPGSDRVNDIDGLRVEYPDGFGLARGSNTTPVVVLRFEGENPEALDRIQKEFARVILAAKPDAKLPF, encoded by the coding sequence ATGGTCCAACTCTCGAAAACGATTTTCAAGGCATATGACATCCGCGGCGTCATCGGCAGCACCCTCGACGCCGGCATCGCGCGCAAGATCGGCCAGGCCTTCGGGGCCGCCGCACTGGCCAAGGGCGAGCGTACCGTCATCATCGGACGCGATGGCCGCTTGTCAGGCCCTGAATTGCTGGCCGCGCTGGCCGAAGGCCTGCAGGCCGCCGGCGTCGACGTGATCGATCTGGGCATGGTCGCGACCCCGATGGTGTATTTCGCCACCAACGTGCTGGGTGCGCGTTCGGGCATCATGGTCACCGGCAGCCACAACCCGCCGGACTACAACGGCTTCAAGATGGTGCTGGCCGGCGAAGCGATCTATGGCGACGCCATCACGGCGCTGTACCAGGCCATCGAACGCGACGACTTCAAGAGCGCCGACAAGCAGGGCGGCTACTCGACCCACGACATCAAGGCCCAGTACGTCGAGCGCATCGCCGGCGACGTCAAGATCGCCCGTCCGATCAAGATCGCGGTCGACTGCGGCAACGGCGTGGCCGGCATGGTCGCGGGCGACCTGTTCCGCGCGATGGGCTGCGAGGTCATCGAGATGTTCTGCGACGTCGACGGCCACTTCCCGAACCACCACCCGGACCCGGCCCACCCCGAGAACCTGCAGGACCTGATCGAGAAGCTGAAAACCTCGGACGCCGAGATCGGCCTGGCCTTCGACGGCGACGGCGACCGCCTCGGCGTGGTCACCAAGGATGGCCAGATCATCTTCCCGGACCGCCAGATGATGCTGTTCTCCGCCGACGTCCTGTCGCGCAACCCGGGCGCCGAGATCCTGTACGACGTCAAGTGCACGCGCCACCTCGGCCCGTGGATCGAACAGCACGGCGGCCGTCCGCTGATGTGGAAGACCGGCCACTCGCTGGTCAAGGCCAAGCTGAAGGAAACCGGCGCCCCGCTGGGCGGCGAGATGAGCGGCCACATCTTCTGGAAAGACCGCTGGTTCGGCTTCGACGACGGCCTGTACACCGGCGCGCGCCTGCTCGAGATACTGACCCGCGAAACCGATCCTTCGGCGCTGCTCAATGCGCTGCCGAAGGCCAGCAGCACGCCGGAACTGCACCTGCACCTGGAGGAAGGCGAGAACTTCGCGCTGATCGACAAGCTGCGCGCCGAAGCCCGGTTCCCCGGCTCGGACCGCGTGAACGACATCGACGGCCTGCGCGTCGAGTACCCGGACGGCTTCGGCCTGGCGCGCGGCTCGAACACCACGCCGGTGGTGGTGCTGCGTTTCGAGGGCGAGAACCCGGAAGCGCTGGACCGCATCCAGAAAGAGTTCGCGCGCGTGATCCTGGCTGCCAAACCGGACGCCAAGCTGCCGTTCTAA
- a CDS encoding H-NS family nucleoid-associated regulatory protein, whose amino-acid sequence MDLSNMSLGDLRNLQEQLKQETKKREQQELQKAREQIIAIAQSVGVPLEDLISSAARGPKSKNSGGGIGSVAVRYRHPDDASQQWTGRGRQPKWVKEWVEGGKSIDQLRV is encoded by the coding sequence ATGGATCTGTCGAATATGTCGTTGGGGGATTTGCGTAACCTGCAGGAACAGCTGAAGCAGGAAACCAAAAAACGCGAGCAGCAGGAGCTGCAAAAAGCGCGCGAGCAGATCATTGCGATCGCTCAGAGCGTCGGCGTGCCCCTGGAAGATTTGATCAGTTCCGCTGCACGTGGTCCGAAATCGAAAAACAGCGGCGGCGGCATCGGCTCGGTGGCCGTGCGTTATCGCCATCCGGACGACGCTTCGCAACAATGGACCGGCCGCGGCCGCCAGCCGAAATGGGTCAAGGAATGGGTCGAGGGCGGTAAATCGATCGATCAGCTGCGCGTTTGA
- a CDS encoding glycosyltransferase, translating to MFSFLLSFVASALLTLLVIKHSKLHGRALDANFTGVQKVHSHAVSRIGGLPIFLAVTLSACVSVWRVPSLGNGLLALLVCGSIAFVGGIVEDYTGRVRPSRRLILTMVAAFLGYLMLDAKIGRLDMPFFSWQLGSLWIALPLTVLAVAGIANAVNIIDGFNGLASTITIFMLVSLAYVAWQVGDMFILVSALTVAGATTGFLIWNYPAGLIFLGDGGAYFTGFMLGELALLLVMRNPQVSTWYAATLLIYPAFETVFSAYRRMFVRGHSPAVPDGIHLHSLIFRRIVTWTVGRKEARALMKRNARTAPYLWLFSLTAVIPATIFWSNTNILIFFCLLFVISYVWLYARIVRFKSPRWLMWSKKT from the coding sequence ATGTTTTCATTCCTTCTGAGCTTTGTCGCATCGGCATTGTTGACCCTGCTGGTCATCAAGCATTCGAAATTGCATGGGCGCGCCCTCGACGCCAATTTCACCGGCGTTCAAAAGGTCCATTCGCATGCGGTGTCGCGTATCGGCGGTCTGCCGATCTTCCTGGCCGTGACGCTCAGCGCCTGCGTTTCGGTCTGGCGAGTGCCATCCCTCGGCAATGGCTTGCTGGCGCTGCTGGTGTGCGGATCGATCGCATTCGTCGGTGGCATCGTCGAGGATTACACCGGCCGGGTACGCCCATCGCGCCGCCTGATACTGACCATGGTGGCGGCATTTCTCGGTTATCTGATGCTCGACGCGAAAATCGGCCGCCTCGACATGCCATTCTTCAGCTGGCAGCTCGGTTCGCTGTGGATCGCCCTCCCGCTGACCGTGCTGGCAGTGGCGGGGATCGCCAATGCCGTCAACATCATCGACGGTTTCAATGGCCTGGCCAGCACGATCACGATTTTCATGCTGGTGTCGCTGGCCTATGTCGCATGGCAGGTGGGCGACATGTTCATCCTGGTGTCGGCCTTGACCGTCGCGGGCGCGACCACCGGTTTCCTGATATGGAATTACCCGGCCGGATTGATTTTCCTGGGCGATGGCGGCGCTTATTTCACCGGCTTCATGCTGGGCGAATTGGCGCTGTTGCTGGTGATGCGCAACCCCCAGGTATCGACCTGGTATGCCGCCACGCTGCTGATTTATCCGGCATTCGAAACCGTGTTTTCGGCCTATCGCCGGATGTTCGTGCGCGGCCATTCTCCAGCGGTACCGGACGGCATCCACCTGCACAGCCTGATATTCCGGCGTATCGTGACTTGGACCGTCGGGCGTAAAGAAGCGCGCGCGCTGATGAAAAGGAACGCCCGGACGGCGCCTTATCTCTGGCTGTTTTCGCTGACAGCGGTTATTCCCGCGACGATCTTCTGGAGCAATACCAACATATTGATTTTCTTCTGTTTGTTGTTCGTGATCAGCTACGTCTGGTTGTATGCGCGTATCGTTCGATTCAAGTCGCCTCGTTGGCTCATGTGGTCCAAAAAGACCTGA
- a CDS encoding symmetrical bis(5'-nucleosyl)-tetraphosphatase codes for MRTYVIGDLQGCAHEASLLLARIAEDAQAHGEQARILFVGDLINRGPESLTALRRMKALAEASHGRVEALLGNHDLHLIAVAVGAQKASRSDTLEEILAAPDRDELIAWLRQRPLAMFVDAHLLVHAGVPPQWSAEQTMRLAGEVEAVLRGDGWIDFLANMYGNQPDCWDEALSGMDRIRCIVNALTRMRLCWPDGRMDFLHKESDKGPEGSELQPWFELARHTADVTVVFGHWSALGLVLRPNLIGLDSGCVWGGKLSAVCLDDRSLLQIDCPEYRAHSGKK; via the coding sequence ATGAGAACTTATGTGATTGGCGACCTGCAGGGTTGCGCCCATGAAGCGAGCCTGCTGCTGGCGCGCATTGCCGAAGACGCGCAGGCACATGGCGAACAGGCGCGCATCCTGTTCGTCGGCGACCTGATCAACCGCGGCCCCGAATCCCTGACCGCGCTGCGCCGCATGAAGGCGCTGGCCGAGGCCAGCCACGGCCGGGTCGAGGCCCTGCTCGGCAACCACGACCTGCACCTGATCGCGGTGGCGGTCGGCGCCCAGAAGGCGAGCCGCTCGGACACGCTGGAAGAGATCCTGGCCGCGCCCGACCGCGACGAGCTGATCGCCTGGCTGCGCCAGCGCCCGCTGGCGATGTTCGTCGACGCCCACCTGCTGGTGCACGCCGGCGTGCCGCCCCAGTGGAGCGCCGAGCAGACCATGCGCCTGGCCGGCGAGGTCGAGGCGGTGCTGCGCGGCGACGGCTGGATCGACTTCCTCGCCAACATGTATGGCAACCAGCCGGACTGCTGGGACGAGGCCTTGAGCGGGATGGACCGCATCCGCTGCATCGTCAACGCCCTCACCCGCATGCGCCTGTGCTGGCCCGATGGGCGCATGGATTTCCTGCACAAGGAAAGCGACAAAGGGCCGGAAGGCAGCGAGCTGCAGCCCTGGTTCGAGCTGGCGCGCCACACGGCGGACGTCACGGTGGTGTTCGGTCACTGGTCGGCGCTGGGACTGGTGCTGCGGCCCAACCTGATCGGCCTGGACAGCGGCTGCGTCTGGGGCGGCAAGCTCAGCGCGGTATGCCTGGACGACCGCTCGCTGCTGCAGATCGACTGCCCCGAGTACCGCGCTCATAGCGGCAAGAAGTAA
- a CDS encoding lysophospholipid acyltransferase family protein, whose translation MTPARRSSTEGPALDVRVAWRLARLILHLLQGLATCALVFPWAGTARRERLIQRWSARLLGICRVHVERGGEAPLPYGLLVSNHVSWLDIFVLNAVHPCRFVAKAEIRAWPVLGWLVAQAGTVFIARGNRRDLRHIFQGMVDALRRHQRVAFFPEGTTASQGRLLPFHANLFEAAVDARAPVQPYALAYLDAQGGWHPAVDYVGDTTFVDSIFNILGGEPMTARLRCLAPIAFEGAHRRELARAAQEAIEGALGVVQSR comes from the coding sequence TTGACGCCGGCCCGGCGATCCAGCACCGAAGGACCGGCCCTGGACGTCCGCGTCGCCTGGCGCCTGGCGCGCCTGATCCTGCACCTGCTGCAGGGCCTGGCCACCTGCGCGCTGGTGTTCCCGTGGGCCGGCACCGCGCGGCGCGAGCGCCTGATCCAGCGCTGGTCGGCGCGTTTGCTCGGCATTTGCCGGGTGCACGTCGAGCGCGGCGGGGAGGCGCCCCTGCCGTATGGGCTGCTGGTGTCGAACCATGTCTCCTGGCTCGACATCTTCGTGCTCAATGCGGTCCACCCCTGCCGTTTCGTGGCCAAGGCCGAAATCCGCGCCTGGCCGGTGCTCGGCTGGCTGGTCGCCCAGGCCGGCACGGTGTTCATCGCGCGCGGCAACCGGCGCGACCTGCGCCACATCTTCCAGGGCATGGTGGATGCGCTGCGCCGGCATCAGCGCGTGGCCTTCTTCCCGGAAGGGACCACGGCCAGCCAGGGCCGGCTGCTGCCGTTCCACGCCAACCTGTTCGAGGCCGCGGTCGACGCGCGCGCGCCGGTGCAGCCGTACGCGCTGGCCTATCTCGATGCGCAAGGCGGCTGGCACCCGGCCGTGGACTACGTCGGCGACACCACGTTCGTCGACAGCATCTTCAACATCCTTGGCGGCGAACCGATGACCGCGCGCCTGCGCTGCCTGGCGCCGATCGCGTTCGAAGGCGCGCACCGGCGCGAGCTTGCGCGCGCGGCGCAGGAGGCGATCGAAGGCGCGCTCGGGGTGGTCCAGTCTCGGTAG
- a CDS encoding dihydroorotase: MNLHIKNGRVIDPANGIDAVQDLFIADGKIAAVGSAPAGFTAERTVDAAGLVVAPGLVDLSVRLREPGYEYKATLESEMQAAMQGGVTTLVCPPDTDPVLDEPGLVEMLKHRARKLRQAHVHPLGALTVGLKGKALTEMAELTESGCIGFAQAEEPIEDTNVLLRAMQYAKTFGYTIWLRPQDPYVGRGGVAHSGPLASRMGLAGVPVMSETIALHTTFELMRASGARVHLCRISSAAALELIRAAKKEGLPVTCDVGVHHLHLIDADIGFFDSNARLSPPLRSQRDREAIRAAVLDGTVDAVCSDHTPVDDDEKLLPFAEASPGATGLELLLALMLKWAHEQGPQTGDALARALAKITCEPARMAGLEAGSLAVGACADVVLFDPEVRWSVSPAALASQGKHTPFLGYELAGQVKATIVAGRLAFER; encoded by the coding sequence ATGAATTTACATATCAAGAACGGCCGCGTGATCGACCCGGCCAACGGCATCGACGCCGTGCAGGACCTGTTCATCGCCGACGGCAAGATCGCCGCCGTGGGCAGCGCACCGGCAGGCTTCACGGCCGAGCGCACCGTTGATGCCGCCGGCCTGGTGGTCGCGCCCGGCCTGGTCGACCTGTCGGTGCGCTTGCGCGAGCCGGGCTACGAGTACAAGGCCACGCTCGAATCCGAGATGCAGGCGGCGATGCAGGGCGGCGTGACCACGCTGGTATGCCCGCCCGACACCGACCCGGTGCTGGACGAACCCGGCCTGGTCGAGATGCTCAAGCACCGCGCCCGCAAGCTGCGCCAGGCGCACGTGCATCCTCTCGGCGCGCTGACCGTCGGCCTGAAGGGCAAGGCGCTGACCGAGATGGCCGAGCTGACCGAGTCCGGCTGCATCGGCTTTGCCCAGGCCGAAGAACCGATCGAAGACACCAACGTGCTGCTGCGCGCCATGCAGTACGCAAAAACCTTCGGCTACACCATCTGGCTGCGTCCGCAGGACCCGTACGTCGGACGCGGCGGCGTCGCCCACAGCGGACCGCTGGCCTCGCGCATGGGCCTGGCCGGCGTGCCGGTGATGTCCGAGACCATCGCGCTGCACACCACCTTCGAGCTGATGCGCGCCTCGGGCGCGCGCGTGCACCTGTGCCGCATCTCGTCCGCGGCGGCGCTGGAGCTGATCCGCGCGGCCAAGAAGGAGGGCTTGCCGGTCACCTGCGACGTCGGCGTGCACCACCTGCACCTGATCGACGCCGACATCGGCTTCTTCGATTCGAACGCGCGTCTGAGCCCGCCGCTGCGCAGCCAGCGCGACCGCGAGGCGATCCGCGCCGCGGTCCTCGACGGCACCGTCGACGCGGTCTGCTCGGATCACACCCCGGTCGACGACGACGAGAAGCTGCTGCCCTTCGCCGAAGCTTCGCCGGGCGCCACCGGCCTGGAACTGCTGCTGGCGCTGATGCTGAAGTGGGCGCACGAGCAGGGCCCGCAAACCGGGGACGCCCTCGCGCGCGCGCTCGCGAAGATCACCTGCGAGCCGGCGCGCATGGCAGGGCTGGAGGCCGGTTCGCTGGCGGTGGGCGCCTGCGCCGACGTGGTGCTGTTCGACCCGGAGGTGCGCTGGAGCGTCAGTCCGGCCGCGCTGGCCAGCCAGGGCAAGCACACGCCCTTCCTCGGCTACGAACTGGCCGGGCAGGTGAAGGCGACCATCGTCGCCGGCCGGCTCGCCTTCGAGCGTTGA
- a CDS encoding aspartate carbamoyltransferase catalytic subunit produces MHNPQLNKNGELQHLLTIEGLPKSIINHILDTASSFVSISDREVKKVPLMRGKSVFNLFFENSTRTRTTFEIASKRLSADVINLNIAASSTSKGESLLDTIDNLAAMHADMFVVRHSQSGAPYLIAKHLNDTKQNHVHVVNAGDGRHAHPTQGLLDMYTIRHYKKDFTNLRVAIVGDILHSRVARSDIHALTTLGVPEVRAIGPHTLLPGGLEQMGVRVFTDMDAGLKDVDVIIMLRLQNERMSGALLPSAGEYFKSYGLTPERLALAKPDAIVMHPGPMNRGVEIDSAVADGPQAVILPQVTFGIAVRMAVMSIVAGSHS; encoded by the coding sequence ATGCATAACCCGCAACTGAACAAGAACGGCGAGCTGCAGCACCTGCTGACCATCGAAGGCCTGCCCAAGTCCATCATCAACCACATCCTCGACACCGCCTCGAGCTTCGTGAGCATCTCCGACCGCGAGGTCAAGAAGGTGCCGCTGATGCGCGGGAAAAGCGTGTTCAACCTGTTCTTCGAGAACTCGACGCGCACCCGCACCACCTTCGAGATCGCCTCCAAGCGCCTGTCGGCCGACGTCATCAACCTGAACATCGCGGCCTCGTCGACGAGCAAGGGCGAATCGCTGCTGGACACGATCGACAACCTGGCGGCCATGCACGCCGACATGTTCGTGGTGCGCCACTCGCAGTCGGGCGCCCCCTACCTGATCGCCAAGCACCTGAACGACACGAAGCAGAACCACGTGCACGTGGTGAACGCGGGCGACGGCCGCCACGCGCACCCGACCCAGGGCCTGCTCGACATGTACACGATCCGCCACTACAAGAAGGATTTCACCAACCTGCGCGTGGCCATCGTCGGCGACATCCTGCACAGCCGCGTGGCGCGCTCGGACATCCACGCGCTGACCACGCTCGGCGTGCCGGAAGTGCGCGCGATCGGCCCGCACACGCTGCTGCCGGGCGGCCTGGAGCAGATGGGCGTGCGCGTCTTCACCGACATGGACGCGGGCCTGAAGGACGTCGACGTGATCATCATGCTGCGCCTGCAGAACGAACGCATGTCGGGCGCGCTGCTGCCCTCGGCCGGCGAATACTTCAAGAGCTACGGCCTGACCCCGGAGCGCCTGGCGCTGGCCAAGCCGGACGCCATCGTGATGCACCCGGGCCCGATGAACCGCGGCGTCGAGATCGACTCGGCCGTGGCCGACGGTCCGCAGGCGGTGATCCTGCCGCAGGTGACCTTCGGCATCGCGGTCCGCATGGCGGTGATGAGCATCGTCGCCGGCAGCCATTCCTGA